From the Argentina anserina chromosome 3, drPotAnse1.1, whole genome shotgun sequence genome, the window CTTACTTATGACGTTATGATGTGATGTTTTCTATCTTGCCATTCTTGTCTAAAACTTCTTAGAGTGATAAGATTTACATGATTCAAGGATTACATTAAGCTTTATATACTACTACTCTACTAGTATTAGAGTGGTTTATCACTTGTTTGGGTTACAAAAGATCGATTGGTGCATGGTGATATATGGAGGAGTCTGATTATACTATAGTCTATAGGCTCAATCTCAATTGTTCAATAAATATGTAGAGTTAATTAGTTTTTGTTTATCGGTTAGAAATAACTTGCCTAAATTAAGCCTTGTTATTTGATAACGGACAAGTTCATTTTTCCCAGCTCATCTTGTTTTGAGGAGAATATTGTGGAGTTCCTCCCAgttaattgggaaaaatgaaGTTGGCGACAGATCTATTTTATAGTTAATTTAGCGTTTAGCGTGATAGTTAATTAGATGTCTTACTGCTTATCACCAATTAAAGACGATTAGATCTTGGTTGCCTTTGTTAACGATTCCACATATAGCGATGAAGAGGTTGTAATTTATCATTCTATATTAACACCATACCAGTACCTCCTACACCTCATTGGCTCATTGTTCGCACCTGCATTTCGCCAATCAATAAATTAAGAGGTTTCAGAGGCGTTTACTTTGATCGAGAACCCTGATCATCAGAACCGTACTATGGCTCATTCAAAGCTATATTTGTTTCTGATTTTCTTGGCTACATGGGCAGTTGTGGGTTTAGGGGTCGGTCTTGATTCCTTGACATCAGTGGGATCAATGGGATGCCTGCAGAAATTGGCGCCATGCAAACAGTACTTTAAGCAACTGGACAAGGTTCCTGAAACATGTTGTAACCCGATGAAGGATATGCTATCGGACAAGTCCGACGATAGGACGTGCATTTGCGGCGCCATTAGCAACCCCCTCGTTTTGAAGAACCTGAACGTAACCCAGGATGAGATCATAGATCTCGCAGATGCTTGTGGTTTGAAGGCTGATGTTTCAAAATGCGACAGTATGCAAAAGGATATTAAAAATGCTGCATCACCATCGCCATCGAAAAACGAAACTGCGCCAAGTCCACCAGCACCATCACCTTCTTCTAATGCAGCAGCCTCTTGCTTCCGCGAATCTGGTTTTGCAGCCTCTTTCATTGTGACGCTAATTTTCTCAGCCGCCTTCTCATAAGGAATGCATTTGGTTCATTTCCATATATTTTTGGCTGTGGTACGTGAACATAATTGGATTTGTATATCATTACATCACGACCAGAACGAGCATTCGAGCGTGTTTTAAAGGGCTCGATCGTATGGTGATAGATATGGAGGGATAATAATAAAATGTAATACAGTAAaatctctataaattaatatagtCGGGACTgagaaaatttattattttaatgggatattaatatatcgataaattaataatatattaatttatcaaggtataataaataatttctttctcttttttgaagaaaaaagagtttaatttttcattcatGCACCACATTGTTGGATTTATCACGAATaccatttttcaaaatataatgttgtcctatatattatattattttatttgatgataattGAATCAACAAAATTCTTCAATGAGATCATCATAAATGTATATAAATTAAgacattattaatttatatatttgatgggCTTTATGTAAACTCTCGAAAATCTActatcttataaatttagtaaaatattaatttagcacATTGATCTCGAGTCAAGACcgataaaaattattattttaacgaaattattaattaatcgagtAATAATTTAACGAAATTTTAGATTTTACTATAATGGAATTTGAAATATATGAAGAGAACACGCGTCCTTTAAAGGGCTCGGTCGTTTGATGTTACCCACTTACACACATACATATTTTGACAAACAAATCCTTAATTTACTCAGCCTTACATGTACTAAGGAGAATCAAACCCAAAGTACCGACAAGACACAACTCTATTCATTTAGGAATTTAGGCAAGCCTGGTTTTGCAGCCTTTTGGCATTGCTCTAACTCTTCTATCAACACAAACATTTCAAACCTGAATAAAGGATTCGAAAAAGAGCATAATGCCATAAACCCCTGACATATTGGTCAAAATAGTACCATACTGGCACAAAAGCATTAAACACGAACACAATCTGGAAATGAAACTTAACATAAAGAGTGATGAGATGTAATCAGTTTTGAGTAAACATAATCGATCGTCAAGAACTTAATCGATCATTTTTTTCAGAAGTGATGTCTCTGCGAGATAGTGTTGAGCACTCAACGTTCATACCATTGACCAAGATCGAGAGGATGAGACAAGGTTATAAAAAACGTTAGGCGTTAATCTGGCAGACAGCTGAAAACCAGCGCCCCGATTAATCggatttgtatttttgtatatattttaataacaaataattatataaatacaattaaaataagaatataatgcatgaaattaatgtaaaaatatatataatgtctaaaatactgaaaatatatatgttcttaATCCTTAATCCTTAGAAATGTTCAACAATATATCTAATGATCTTATCttcttaggaaaaaaaaaaagaaatacaattcaacaacaatgaacttaggaaaatcaattaataagaaacacaattcaccaactctttggaaaataagaaaaacaattcaaacaaCGGGAATGCATTCTTGCAAGCCTAATCGCTCGGAGctcatcaaattcttcttcttcatatcATTCAAGTACTTTTgtatccaaatcaaactcaaaatctagaacttaaaaaaaaaaaacctagccGCCCAATATCCGCTCAGCCGCCTAATACCGTCGTTTAGCACAAAATCGCGGCGGCCATGGGTCTCCGGGCGCCTAGGTGGCCCTAGACGGcgatttttagaaccttgggaTGAGGGGAGACAACCTTAAGAGTTGAATCAGAATCATCAATAGGGTaagttaaaagaaaatttccTCTTGTAATCGTCCAGCCATCAGGAGAGCAAGATGTTCCATAGCCTTCATCAGACAACTCATTAGGTAAGATCCAGATATCCCCATTA encodes:
- the LOC126787047 gene encoding non-specific lipid transfer protein GPI-anchored 9-like — encoded protein: MAHSKLYLFLIFLATWAVVGLGVGLDSLTSVGSMGCLQKLAPCKQYFKQLDKVPETCCNPMKDMLSDKSDDRTCICGAISNPLVLKNLNVTQDEIIDLADACGLKADVSKCDSMQKDIKNAASPSPSKNETAPSPPAPSPSSNAAASCFRESGFAASFIVTLIFSAAFS